In one window of Branchiostoma floridae strain S238N-H82 chromosome 14, Bfl_VNyyK, whole genome shotgun sequence DNA:
- the LOC118430917 gene encoding lysophospholipid acyltransferase 5-like — MADLGLVKTLAGALGTNEASLTLILGLLAGYPLAFFQRQFLFGKSATLHHIYFTLTGLGILYANFGTDIIHHVICVFTNYMLMRIIGPKLLSVQLAFVFNMAYLLAGYHFCASNTYDVMWTTPHCVMTLRLIGLVTDHFDGGKDPAQQSADQKKLGLTRLPSLLEVAGHSFHFGGVLVGPQMYSLASFPYSSFPPAHLSLTLIFFQFPMRMYLDMIEGKLTDNTEGKRPACVVPALKRMAIGLGYTVAFAVLNGYYYDDYMTEPSFFELPWLQKYIFVLIWGKVMLYKYVGCWLLAEGSCILSSLTYNGRDEHGNPLWDSCKNIKLSKFEMVMSFQDVIDSFNINTNKWAAHYVYKRLKFLNNRMLSQLFTLVFLALWHGFHSGYYACFFLELVYVNAEKQAHDLMKVSPLVSSVVRHPVVRPFLLVALKLVLLAHLGYPLTPFALLKSAKWWQVHRSLYFTGHWPFLVFLAAAPFLKKLLKPRASKPSKDTKSE, encoded by the exons ATGGCAGACCTGGGGCTGGTGAAGACGTTGGCAGGTGCTCTAGGAACCAACGAGGCCTCCCTCACCTTAATCCTAGGTCTTCTCGCAG GTTACCCCCTGGCCTTCTTCCAGCGCCAGTTCCTGTTCGGGAAGTCAGCCACTCTTCACCACATCTACTTCACTCTGACAGGGCTGGGCATCCTGTACGCTAACTTTG GAACTGACATCATCCACCATGTCATCTGCGTCTTCACAAACTACATGCTGATGAGAATCATTGGTCCAAAACTTCTGTCTGTACAGCTGGCCTTCGTCTTCAACATG GCTTACCTGCTAGCCGGGTACCACTTCTGTGCCTCCAACACTTACGATGTCATGTGGACCACACCACACTGCGTCATGACTCTACGCCTCATCG GGCTGGTGACTGACCACTTTGATGGCGGGAAGGATCCG GCCCAGCAGTCAGCTGATCAGAAGAAGTTGGGACTGACCAGGCTGCCCAGTCTGTTGGAGGTGGCTGGGCACTCCTTCCACTTTGGGGGGGTGCTGGTGGGACCACAG atGTACTCCCTAGCCTCATTCCCATACTCATCCTTCCCTCCTGCACACCTGAGTCTAACTCTGATATTTTTCCAGTTCCCTATGCGGATGTACCTGGACATGATCGAGGGGAAACTGACCGACAACACGGAGGGAAAACGACCGGCCTG TGTTGTTCCTGCGCTGAAGCGGATGGCTATTGGGCTGGGCTACACTGTGGCGTTTGCTGTCCTGAACGGGTACTATTACGACGATTACATGACGGAGCCGTCATTCTTC GAGTTGCCATGGCTACAGAAGTACATATTTGTGCTGATCTGGGGAAAGGTGATGCTGTACAAGTATGTGGGATGCTGGCTGCTCGCG GAGGGGAGTTGCATCCTGAGCAGTCTGACGTACAACGGCAGGGACGAACACGGAAACCCCCTGTGGGACTCCTGTAAGAACATCAAGCTGAGCAAGTTCGAGATGGTGATGAGCTTCCAGGACGTCATCGACTCCTTCAACATCAACACCAACAAGTGGGCTGCACA CTATGTGTACAAGCGCCTGAAGTTCCTGAATAACCGGATGCTGTCCCAGCTGTTCACCCTGGTGTTCCTGGCGCTGTGGCATGGATTCCACTCCGGGTACTACGCCTGCTTCTTCCTGGAGCTGGTGTATGTCAACGCTGAAAAACAG GCCCATGACCTGATGAAGGTCAGCCCGCTGGTGTCGTCCGTGGTGAGGCACCCGGTCGTCAGGCCCTTCCTACTGGTCGCCCTCAAGCTGGTGCTGCTGG CACACCTGGGGTACCCACTAACACCATTCGCTCTGCTCAAGTCGGCCAAGTGGTGGCAG GTCCACCGATCGCTGTACTTCACCGGACACTGGCCCTTCCTCGTCTTCTTAGCAGCTGCTCCCTTCCTTAAGAAACTTCTCAAGCCCAGGGCCTCCAAGCCATCAAAGGATACCAAATCTGAGTGA